A single region of the Yersinia entomophaga genome encodes:
- the yrbN gene encoding protein YrbN has protein sequence MTENFLDELCRLAAIINEARVHDY, from the coding sequence ATGACTGAAAATTTTCTCGACGAGTTATGTAGACTGGCTGCCATTATTAATGAGGCACGTGTACATGACTACTGA
- a CDS encoding DEAD/DEAH family ATP-dependent RNA helicase — MTTELETSFADLGLSAPILSALTDLGYEKPSPIQLECIPHLLNGRDVLGMAQTGSGKTAAFGLPLLHNIDPTLKAPQVLVLAPTRELAVQVAEALSSFSKHISGVNVVALYGGQRYDVQLRALRQGPQVVVGTPGRLLDHLKRGTLNLSNLSGLVLDEADEMLRMGFIEDVETIMAQIPAEHQTALFSATMPEAIRRITRRFMKEPQEVRIQSSNTTRPDISQSYWKVGGGYRKNEALVRFLESEDFDAAIIFVRTKNATLEVAETLERSGYSSAALNGDMNQSLREQTLERLRDGRLDILIATDVAARGLDVERISLVVNYDIPMDSESYVHRIGRTGRAGRAGRALLFVENRERRLLQNIERTMKLTIPEVMLPNAELLGERRLAKFAAKVSQQLESSDLDVYRGLLTKLQPEDEFDIETLAAALLKMAQGERPLILPPEPVRRPQREFSPREDRGNDRGDRRERRPESRDGGERPARRERRDVGEMELYRIEVGRDDGVEVRHIVGAIANEGDISSRYIGNIKLFASHSTIELPKGMPGDMLSHFTRTRILNKPLNMQLLGDAQPHERRERAPGAGAERRGGGRSFGGERREGGNGAPRRSFGGERREGGNGGERRGNRDAQRPAAAPRRDDAAAPAAAPARRRFGDA, encoded by the coding sequence ATGACTACTGAGCTTGAAACCTCTTTTGCTGATTTGGGGCTGTCCGCTCCTATTCTTTCTGCCCTTACTGATCTGGGCTACGAAAAACCATCTCCAATTCAATTGGAATGTATTCCACACCTGCTGAACGGCCGTGATGTTCTCGGCATGGCGCAGACCGGTAGTGGTAAAACAGCTGCTTTCGGGCTTCCGCTGTTGCACAACATTGACCCAACGCTGAAAGCACCACAGGTGCTGGTACTGGCTCCAACTCGTGAGCTGGCAGTTCAGGTTGCGGAAGCATTATCTAGCTTCTCTAAACATATTAGCGGCGTTAACGTGGTGGCCCTGTACGGCGGCCAGCGTTATGACGTTCAATTACGCGCTTTGCGCCAAGGGCCACAAGTTGTTGTTGGCACCCCAGGTCGTCTGTTAGACCACCTGAAACGCGGTACCCTGAACCTGTCCAACCTGAGCGGTTTAGTGTTGGATGAAGCAGATGAAATGCTGCGTATGGGCTTTATCGAAGACGTAGAGACCATCATGGCGCAGATCCCGGCTGAACATCAGACCGCTCTGTTCTCTGCAACTATGCCAGAAGCTATTCGTCGTATTACCCGTCGCTTCATGAAAGAGCCACAGGAAGTACGCATTCAGTCTAGCAATACTACTCGTCCTGACATCAGTCAGAGCTACTGGAAAGTCGGCGGCGGTTACCGTAAAAACGAAGCGTTGGTGCGTTTCTTGGAATCTGAAGATTTCGACGCGGCAATCATCTTCGTGCGTACCAAAAACGCAACGTTGGAAGTGGCTGAAACTCTGGAGCGCAGTGGCTACAGCAGTGCAGCACTGAACGGCGATATGAACCAGTCCCTGCGTGAGCAGACTCTGGAACGTCTGCGCGATGGTCGTTTGGATATCCTGATTGCAACTGACGTGGCTGCTCGTGGCCTGGACGTTGAGCGTATCAGCCTGGTTGTAAACTATGATATCCCTATGGATTCAGAGTCTTACGTTCACCGTATCGGCCGTACCGGTCGTGCAGGTCGTGCGGGCCGTGCGTTGCTGTTCGTTGAGAACCGTGAACGTCGTCTGTTGCAGAACATCGAACGTACGATGAAGCTGACCATTCCAGAAGTGATGTTACCAAATGCAGAATTACTGGGCGAACGTCGTCTGGCTAAATTCGCGGCTAAAGTTAGCCAGCAGCTGGAAAGTAGCGATCTGGACGTATACCGTGGTCTGTTGACTAAACTGCAACCAGAAGATGAGTTCGATATCGAAACTCTGGCCGCTGCGCTGCTGAAAATGGCACAGGGCGAACGTCCTCTGATTCTGCCACCAGAGCCAGTACGTCGTCCGCAGCGTGAGTTCAGCCCGCGTGAAGACCGTGGCAACGATCGTGGCGATCGCCGTGAGCGTCGTCCGGAAAGCCGTGACGGTGGCGAGCGTCCTGCGCGTCGCGAACGTCGTGACGTTGGCGAGATGGAACTGTACCGCATTGAAGTGGGCCGTGATGATGGTGTTGAAGTTCGTCATATCGTTGGCGCTATTGCTAACGAAGGCGACATCAGTAGCCGTTATATCGGGAATATCAAGCTGTTCGCTTCCCACTCAACCATTGAGCTGCCAAAAGGCATGCCGGGCGATATGCTGTCTCATTTCACCCGTACTCGTATCCTGAACAAGCCGCTGAACATGCAGCTGTTGGGTGATGCGCAGCCTCACGAACGTCGTGAGCGTGCTCCAGGTGCTGGCGCAGAGCGTCGTGGCGGTGGTCGTTCATTCGGCGGCGAACGTCGTGAAGGCGGCAACGGTGCTCCACGTCGTTCATTCGGCGGTGAGCGTCGCGAAGGCGGCAATGGCGGCGAACGTCGTGGCAACCGTGACGCTCAACGTCCAGCTGCCGCACCACGTCGTGATGATGCAGCCGCTCCGGCAGCAGCACCAGCCCGTCGTCGTTTCGGTGACGCATAA
- a CDS encoding luciferase-like monooxygenase, whose amino-acid sequence MTDKRLIPLSVLDLSPIAKGKTPRDAFHASLDLAQRAEDWGYQRYWLAEHHNMTGIASAATSVLIGYIASGTKKIRLGSGGVMLPNHSPLVIAEQFGTLASLYPNRIDLGLGRAPGSDQRTMMALRRHLSGEDNFPADVRELQRYFAEAQPEQAVQAVPGQGLHVPLWLLGSSLYSAQLAAAMGLPFAFASHFAPDMLLQALKLYRENFKPSAEWSQPYAIVCVNVVAADSVQDARFLFTSMQQQFVNLRRGTPGQLPPPVQDMSSICSPAEQFGVDQALRLSIIGDESKVRHGLQSLLRETQADEIMINGQIFDHQARLRSFEIVAGLQQDMLNPTQI is encoded by the coding sequence ATGACTGATAAACGCCTTATCCCCCTTTCCGTTTTGGATCTTTCCCCGATAGCCAAGGGAAAAACCCCTCGCGATGCTTTCCATGCGTCATTGGATCTGGCTCAACGCGCTGAAGACTGGGGATATCAACGCTACTGGCTGGCTGAACACCACAATATGACTGGCATTGCCAGCGCAGCGACTTCGGTATTAATTGGCTATATCGCCTCTGGAACCAAAAAAATCCGTCTTGGCTCCGGTGGCGTGATGCTGCCAAACCACTCTCCGTTAGTGATTGCCGAGCAGTTTGGTACCCTAGCCTCTCTGTATCCTAATCGAATAGATTTGGGGTTGGGCCGAGCACCGGGAAGCGATCAGCGCACTATGATGGCACTTCGCCGCCATTTGTCCGGTGAAGATAATTTCCCTGCGGACGTGCGTGAATTACAGCGTTATTTCGCCGAAGCACAGCCCGAGCAAGCAGTGCAGGCCGTTCCGGGACAAGGCTTGCATGTTCCGCTATGGTTACTCGGTTCTAGCTTGTACAGCGCTCAGCTGGCCGCCGCTATGGGCCTGCCTTTCGCTTTTGCCTCTCACTTTGCACCAGACATGCTGCTTCAGGCACTGAAACTCTATCGGGAGAACTTCAAACCCTCTGCCGAATGGTCGCAGCCTTACGCCATTGTTTGCGTTAACGTCGTCGCTGCCGATAGCGTACAGGATGCTCGCTTCCTGTTTACTTCCATGCAGCAGCAGTTTGTTAATCTACGTCGTGGCACACCAGGGCAACTTCCTCCTCCGGTGCAGGATATGTCCAGCATCTGTTCACCGGCGGAACAGTTTGGCGTGGATCAGGCGCTACGGTTATCGATAATTGGCGATGAAAGTAAAGTCCGCCACGGACTGCAATCTTTGCTGCGTGAGACTCAGGCGGATGAAATCATGATTAACGGACAGATTTTTGATCATCAGGCTCGCCTGCGTTCCTTCGAAATTGTCGCCGGTTTACAGCAAGATATGCTTAACCCCACGCAGATTTAA
- a CDS encoding amino acid permease: METASSNKSIILIDSPAAQRANMSESQWREAIKFDSTDFGWVIMSIGMAIGAGIVFLPVQVGLMGLWVFLLSSIIGYPAMYLFQRLFINTLAESPECKDYPSVISGYLGKNWGIILGALYFIMLVIWMFVYSTAITNDSASYLQTFGVTEGLLSDNPFYGLVLICVLVAISSRGEKLLFKLSSFMVITKLLVVAALGVSMVGMWHLYNVGLLPPVGLLIKNAIITLPFTLTSILFIQTLSPMVISYRAKEKSLEVARHKALRAMNIAFGILFCTVFFYAVSFTLAMGHDEAVKAYEQNISALAIAAKFFPGGWATVVSVILNIFAVMTAFFGVYLGFREATQGIVMNILRRIMPAEKINQKWVQNGIMVFAVLLAWGAIILNAPVLSFTSICSPIFGLVGCLIPAYLVYKVPALHKYKGVSLMIIIITGILLCISPFLAFS, encoded by the coding sequence ATGGAAACGGCAAGTTCTAATAAGAGCATCATTTTAATTGACTCTCCGGCGGCACAGCGTGCAAATATGTCTGAAAGCCAATGGCGTGAAGCAATTAAATTTGATAGTACAGATTTTGGCTGGGTCATTATGAGCATCGGGATGGCTATCGGAGCCGGGATTGTGTTTTTACCGGTTCAGGTAGGATTGATGGGGCTTTGGGTATTTTTGTTATCATCAATTATTGGTTATCCTGCGATGTATTTATTTCAGCGTTTATTTATTAATACGCTGGCTGAATCTCCAGAGTGTAAAGACTATCCCAGTGTGATTAGCGGGTATTTAGGAAAAAACTGGGGAATAATATTAGGTGCACTGTATTTTATTATGTTGGTGATCTGGATGTTTGTTTATTCCACCGCCATCACGAATGATAGTGCCTCTTATCTGCAAACTTTTGGCGTGACGGAAGGATTATTATCCGATAATCCGTTCTATGGTTTGGTGCTGATTTGTGTCTTGGTCGCTATTTCCTCCCGAGGGGAAAAACTGCTGTTTAAGTTATCCAGCTTTATGGTGATAACAAAACTGTTAGTGGTTGCGGCCTTAGGCGTCTCTATGGTTGGCATGTGGCATCTTTACAACGTAGGCCTACTGCCACCGGTGGGTTTGCTGATCAAAAATGCCATTATCACTCTGCCATTCACTCTGACTTCCATTCTGTTTATCCAGACGCTAAGCCCAATGGTTATTTCTTATCGGGCAAAAGAAAAGTCGCTGGAAGTTGCACGGCACAAAGCGCTCAGAGCCATGAATATCGCATTCGGAATTCTATTTTGTACCGTATTTTTCTATGCGGTTTCATTTACCTTAGCAATGGGGCATGACGAAGCGGTAAAAGCTTACGAGCAAAATATTTCTGCTTTGGCAATTGCAGCTAAATTTTTCCCTGGTGGCTGGGCAACGGTCGTTAGCGTTATTTTAAATATATTCGCCGTGATGACCGCATTCTTTGGCGTGTATTTAGGATTCCGCGAAGCAACTCAGGGCATTGTGATGAATATATTACGTCGCATAATGCCTGCGGAGAAAATAAATCAGAAATGGGTGCAAAATGGAATTATGGTCTTTGCCGTATTATTGGCATGGGGCGCCATTATTTTAAATGCGCCAGTATTAAGTTTCACCTCTATTTGTAGCCCGATATTTGGTCTGGTTGGTTGTTTGATTCCTGCCTATCTGGTTTATAAAGTTCCAGCACTGCATAAATATAAAGGTGTGTCTTTGATGATTATTATCATCACCGGCATTTTACTGTGTATTTCACCTTTCCTGGCGTTTTCATAA
- a CDS encoding serine dehydratase subunit alpha family protein, protein MSHCSHSELWDEFIRAVKQEVQPAIGCTEPVSLALAAAIAASHLSGAIERIEARVSPNLMKNGMGVTVPGTGMVGLTIAAAVGALAGDAQAGLEVLKHISAEKLAAAKAMLSQGSVRVTMQESKYILFSEATLYSGDEWVTATIAGGHTRLVNIVRNGEVLFAFGDSGHEIHDGNEPTLGYCLKQADARSVYQFATEVPFERIAFILQAARLNGALSDEGLSGNYGLHIGATLARQRQRGLLAQDLLSNIMIRTAAASDARMGGATLPAMSNSGSGNQGIAATMPVVVVAEHLGASEEQLARALMLSHLMAIYIHSQLPSLSALCAATTASMGAAAGMAWLIEPGYDAVAMAISSMIGDISGIICDGAANSCAMKVSTSVTAAYKAVLMALDHSGVTGNEGIVAGDVDSSISNLCALACGAMRQTDSQIIDIMAHKACV, encoded by the coding sequence ATGAGTCACTGTAGTCATTCAGAGTTATGGGATGAATTCATCCGCGCGGTAAAACAGGAAGTTCAACCCGCTATCGGCTGCACCGAACCTGTTTCGTTGGCATTGGCCGCGGCTATAGCCGCATCTCATTTGTCAGGAGCCATCGAACGTATTGAAGCACGTGTTTCCCCCAATTTGATGAAGAACGGGATGGGCGTTACTGTGCCGGGAACCGGCATGGTCGGGTTAACAATAGCTGCCGCCGTGGGGGCGCTGGCTGGCGATGCTCAGGCGGGTTTGGAAGTGCTGAAGCACATTAGCGCGGAGAAACTGGCAGCCGCGAAAGCTATGCTGTCTCAGGGAAGCGTTCGGGTCACGATGCAGGAAAGTAAATATATCCTGTTTTCCGAAGCGACGTTATATAGCGGTGATGAATGGGTGACTGCCACTATTGCCGGTGGGCATACGAGGTTGGTTAACATTGTAAGAAATGGTGAAGTACTGTTTGCATTCGGTGATTCTGGCCATGAAATTCATGATGGGAATGAACCTACACTGGGTTATTGCTTGAAGCAGGCCGATGCTCGTTCAGTTTATCAGTTCGCCACAGAGGTTCCATTTGAGCGTATCGCCTTTATTCTACAGGCGGCGCGACTAAATGGTGCGCTGTCTGATGAGGGGTTGAGCGGCAATTATGGCCTGCATATTGGTGCAACGCTGGCTCGCCAGCGGCAGCGTGGATTACTGGCGCAAGACTTATTGTCGAATATTATGATTCGCACCGCTGCCGCTTCAGATGCGCGCATGGGCGGGGCAACGTTGCCGGCGATGAGTAATTCAGGATCGGGAAATCAGGGGATTGCGGCCACTATGCCGGTCGTGGTGGTGGCGGAGCATCTGGGAGCCAGTGAGGAACAGCTGGCGCGGGCGTTGATGCTATCTCATCTGATGGCGATTTATATCCATAGCCAGCTCCCGTCATTGTCGGCTTTGTGTGCCGCAACCACCGCTTCTATGGGGGCCGCGGCGGGAATGGCATGGCTAATTGAACCGGGTTATGACGCTGTAGCTATGGCGATTAGCAGCATGATCGGCGACATTAGCGGCATTATCTGCGACGGCGCGGCCAATAGCTGCGCGATGAAAGTCTCAACCAGCGTAACGGCAGCTTATAAAGCGGTGCTTATGGCGTTGGATCACAGCGGCGTAACCGGCAACGAAGGCATAGTCGCGGGGGATGTCGATAGCTCCATTTCCAATCTGTGCGCTCTGGCTTGTGGCGCGATGAGGCAAACCGATAGCCAGATTATCGATATTATGGCTCATAAGGCATGTGTCTGA
- a CDS encoding U32 family peptidase produces the protein MKYSLGAVLYYWPKTDIEAFYQKACESSADIIYLGENVCTKRREMKVGDWLELAKQVASSGKQVAISTLALLQAPSELTELKRYVENGDFLLEANDFGTVNMAAERGLPFVAGHALNCYNAYTLRILHRQGMMRWCMPVELSRDWLENMLIQCDELGFRNKFEVEVLAYGYLPLAYSARCFTARSEDRAKDECETCCIKYPQGRSILSQENQQVFVLNGIQTQSGYCYNLGNDLISMQGLVDIVRLSPHSTEALTMIDKFRANEKGLAPLTLTDKADCNGYWRRVAGLELVS, from the coding sequence ATGAAATACTCATTGGGCGCAGTGCTTTATTACTGGCCAAAAACAGATATTGAGGCTTTCTATCAGAAAGCCTGTGAAAGCAGTGCCGATATTATTTATCTTGGTGAAAACGTTTGTACCAAACGACGTGAAATGAAAGTAGGCGACTGGCTGGAACTGGCGAAACAAGTCGCTTCCAGCGGAAAGCAGGTAGCGATTTCTACCCTTGCATTGCTACAGGCCCCTTCAGAACTGACTGAACTCAAACGTTATGTAGAAAACGGCGATTTTCTGTTAGAAGCCAATGACTTTGGTACGGTGAATATGGCCGCTGAGCGAGGACTGCCCTTCGTAGCAGGCCACGCGCTCAACTGCTATAACGCCTATACCCTGCGTATTCTACATCGTCAGGGCATGATGCGTTGGTGTATGCCGGTAGAGCTCTCGCGAGACTGGTTGGAAAACATGCTGATTCAGTGTGATGAGCTGGGATTCCGTAATAAATTCGAAGTAGAAGTGCTGGCTTACGGCTATCTGCCGTTAGCTTATTCGGCTCGCTGCTTTACCGCTCGTTCCGAGGATCGAGCTAAAGACGAGTGCGAGACCTGCTGCATCAAGTACCCTCAGGGGCGCAGTATTCTCTCACAGGAAAATCAGCAAGTATTTGTTCTCAATGGCATTCAGACGCAAAGTGGTTACTGCTATAACCTAGGTAATGACCTAATTTCTATGCAAGGATTGGTGGATATCGTGCGTTTATCGCCACACAGTACCGAAGCGCTCACCATGATCGATAAATTCCGTGCCAATGAAAAAGGTCTGGCTCCGCTGACCCTGACGGATAAAGCCGACTGCAATGGTTACTGGCGTCGGGTAGCCGGTTTGGAACTGGTTTCTTAA
- the ubiU gene encoding ubiquinone anaerobic biosynthesis protein UbiU, with protein MELLCPAGNLPALKAAVDNGADAVYIGLKDDTNARHFAGLNFTDKKLQEAVNYVHSRKRKLHIAINTFAHPDGFSRWQRAVDMAAQLGADALILADLAMLEYAAERYPEVERHVSVQASATNDEAIRFYQRNFDVARVVLPRVLSMHQVKQLSRTSPVPLEVFAFGSLCIMAEGRCYLSSYLTGESPNTVGACSPARYVRWQQTPQGMESRLNEVLIDRYQDDENAGYPTLCKGRYLVDGQRYHALEEPTSLNTLELLPELFAANIASVKIEGRQRSPAYVSQVAKVWRQAIDLYQKEPAKFAAKTEWMEQLGSMSEGTQTTLGAYHRKWQ; from the coding sequence ATGGAGCTGCTTTGTCCTGCCGGTAATTTGCCCGCGCTAAAAGCTGCGGTGGATAACGGCGCTGATGCTGTGTACATCGGCTTGAAAGATGATACTAACGCCCGCCATTTTGCCGGACTGAATTTTACCGATAAAAAGCTGCAAGAGGCGGTGAATTACGTTCACAGCCGGAAACGTAAGCTGCACATTGCCATCAACACTTTTGCCCATCCGGACGGTTTTTCCCGCTGGCAACGCGCCGTCGATATGGCGGCTCAACTGGGTGCAGATGCGTTGATACTGGCAGATTTGGCGATGCTGGAATATGCCGCCGAGCGCTATCCCGAGGTGGAACGCCACGTTTCGGTTCAGGCTTCGGCTACAAACGACGAGGCCATCCGTTTTTACCAACGCAACTTTGATGTAGCAAGGGTAGTTTTACCGCGAGTGCTGTCTATGCATCAGGTAAAACAGCTTTCCCGCACCAGCCCGGTGCCGCTGGAAGTTTTTGCTTTCGGTAGCCTGTGCATTATGGCTGAAGGCCGCTGTTACCTTTCCTCCTATCTTACCGGTGAATCTCCCAATACCGTCGGTGCCTGTTCTCCGGCCCGCTATGTGCGCTGGCAACAGACGCCGCAGGGCATGGAATCCCGCCTGAACGAAGTGCTGATCGACCGCTATCAGGACGATGAAAACGCCGGTTACCCCACGTTGTGCAAAGGTCGCTACCTGGTTGACGGGCAGCGTTACCACGCGCTGGAAGAACCCACCAGCCTCAATACGCTGGAGCTGTTGCCGGAACTTTTCGCGGCCAATATCGCTTCGGTCAAAATTGAAGGCCGCCAACGTAGCCCGGCTTACGTCAGCCAGGTTGCTAAAGTCTGGCGTCAGGCCATCGACCTCTATCAGAAAGAACCGGCAAAATTCGCAGCAAAAACCGAATGGATGGAGCAACTAGGTTCGATGTCAGAAGGCACCCAAACAACGCTGGGCGCTTATCATCGCAAGTGGCAGTAG
- the ubiT gene encoding ubiquinone anaerobic biosynthesis accessory factor UbiT — translation MLGKLRAHLVRQGPALLRAPLKITPFAVQRQVLEQVLSWQFRQALEEGDLKFLAGRWLKIEVRDLALQWFMTVENGRLVVSQQADADVSFSGDANDLVLIAARKEDPDTLFFQRRLRIEGDTELGLYVKNLMDAIELESMPTLLRVGLQQLADFIEAGQQEGAEQTSRAVVSC, via the coding sequence GTGTTGGGAAAACTACGAGCACACCTTGTGCGCCAAGGGCCTGCGCTGCTGCGGGCCCCGCTGAAAATTACGCCTTTTGCTGTGCAGCGTCAGGTACTGGAACAGGTACTAAGCTGGCAGTTCCGCCAGGCGCTTGAAGAGGGCGATCTGAAGTTTCTTGCTGGTCGCTGGCTGAAGATTGAAGTGCGGGATCTCGCATTACAATGGTTTATGACAGTGGAAAACGGTAGGCTGGTGGTGAGCCAACAGGCGGACGCTGATGTCAGCTTCAGTGGTGATGCCAACGATCTTGTATTGATCGCTGCCCGTAAAGAAGATCCGGACACGCTGTTTTTCCAGCGTCGACTGCGTATTGAAGGGGATACCGAATTGGGCCTGTATGTAAAAAATTTGATGGATGCCATCGAGTTGGAATCCATGCCAACATTGCTACGAGTGGGTCTGCAACAACTGGCCGATTTTATTGAAGCAGGGCAACAAGAGGGCGCGGAGCAGACTTCCCGTGCCGTGGTATCGTGTTGA
- a CDS encoding GNAT family N-acetyltransferase — MLIRTEIPVDAPGIDKLLRESFPSDGEAKLVQQLREDGLLTLGIVATDDEGGVVGYAAFSPVDIEGEDRQWVGLGPLAVKEDLRCQGLGEKLVYEGLDALNEFGYSAVVVLGDPAYYQRFGFKPAADAQLYCRWPGCEAAFQVYSLAPDALDGVTGQVNYAEAFNQL, encoded by the coding sequence GTGTTGATCCGTACCGAGATCCCAGTAGACGCACCGGGGATCGATAAACTGCTGCGTGAGTCTTTTCCCAGCGATGGGGAAGCAAAGCTGGTGCAACAACTGCGTGAAGACGGTTTACTGACGCTAGGTATCGTCGCGACCGATGATGAAGGTGGCGTGGTGGGCTATGCAGCATTCAGCCCGGTAGATATTGAAGGGGAAGATCGTCAGTGGGTCGGTTTGGGTCCTCTGGCCGTGAAAGAAGATTTACGTTGTCAGGGGTTGGGCGAAAAACTGGTATATGAAGGTTTGGACGCGCTGAATGAATTCGGCTATTCCGCCGTGGTGGTACTGGGCGATCCGGCATACTATCAGCGTTTTGGTTTCAAACCTGCGGCTGACGCTCAGCTATATTGCCGTTGGCCAGGTTGCGAAGCGGCATTTCAGGTTTACTCACTGGCTCCCGATGCTTTGGATGGAGTCACTGGCCAGGTAAATTACGCCGAAGCCTTTAATCAGCTGTAA
- a CDS encoding GIY-YIG nuclease family protein, producing the protein MSESIWSIYLIRTAAGSLYTGITTDVSRRLAQHQSGKGAKSLRGKGELNLVFHCVAGDRSTALKLEYRLKQLTKKQKERLVRDQPSCVADLLLPEKSAIITAD; encoded by the coding sequence ATGTCGGAAAGCATCTGGTCTATTTATCTGATTCGTACCGCCGCAGGCAGTTTATATACCGGTATAACTACCGATGTTTCACGCCGTCTGGCACAGCATCAGTCGGGTAAAGGCGCTAAATCTTTGCGAGGAAAAGGAGAATTGAACCTGGTTTTTCACTGCGTGGCGGGCGATCGCTCCACCGCGCTAAAACTGGAATATCGCCTGAAACAGCTGACAAAAAAGCAAAAAGAAAGGCTGGTACGCGACCAGCCTTCTTGTGTAGCAGATTTACTGTTACCTGAAAAATCAGCAATAATTACAGCTGATTAA
- the potE gene encoding putrescine-ornithine antiporter produces MSKSNNKMGVVQLTILTAVNMMGSGIIMLPTKLAEVGTISIVSWLVTAVGSMALAYAFAQCGMFSRKSGGMGGYAEYAFGKSGNFMANYTYGASLLIANIAIAISAVGYGTELLGSTLSPLGICLATIGVLWLATVANFGGARITGQISSVTIWGVIIPVLGISVIGWWWFSADAYVASWNPHGFPTFEAIGSSISMTLWAFLGLESACANTDAVENPERNVPIAVLGGTLGAAFIYIISTNVIAGIVPNMDLANSTAPFGLAFAYMFTPAVGKIIMALMIMSCVGSLLGWQFTIAQVFKSSADEGFFPKIFSKVSKANAPIKGMLTIVIIQSVLSLMTISPSLNKQFNVLVNLAVVTNIIPYILSMAALVIIQKAANVPAAKARRANIIAFIGAMYSFYALYSSGQEAMMWGAIVTFLGWTLYGLVSPRFALADKTK; encoded by the coding sequence ATGAGTAAATCTAATAATAAGATGGGCGTAGTACAGTTAACCATTCTGACGGCGGTTAACATGATGGGTTCTGGCATAATTATGCTACCAACTAAACTCGCCGAAGTCGGCACCATTTCTATCGTATCTTGGCTTGTCACCGCCGTAGGTTCCATGGCGCTGGCCTATGCTTTCGCCCAATGCGGCATGTTCAGCCGTAAATCTGGCGGTATGGGCGGCTACGCCGAATATGCCTTTGGTAAATCCGGCAACTTTATGGCGAACTATACCTACGGTGCATCGTTGCTGATCGCCAATATCGCCATCGCTATTTCTGCCGTTGGCTATGGTACTGAATTGCTGGGCAGCACTCTCAGCCCGCTGGGGATCTGTCTGGCGACCATTGGCGTCCTCTGGTTAGCAACAGTCGCTAACTTTGGCGGCGCACGCATTACCGGCCAAATCAGTAGTGTAACCATTTGGGGCGTTATCATTCCTGTGCTGGGTATTTCAGTTATCGGTTGGTGGTGGTTTAGCGCCGATGCCTATGTCGCCTCCTGGAACCCACACGGTTTCCCAACCTTTGAAGCTATCGGTTCATCCATCTCCATGACTCTATGGGCCTTCCTGGGTCTGGAATCCGCCTGTGCCAATACCGATGCGGTAGAAAATCCTGAGCGTAATGTTCCTATCGCCGTGCTGGGCGGTACTTTAGGCGCGGCCTTTATCTACATTATTTCGACCAACGTGATTGCCGGTATCGTACCAAACATGGATCTGGCTAATTCCACTGCGCCTTTCGGTCTGGCATTTGCCTATATGTTTACCCCTGCCGTGGGTAAAATAATTATGGCGCTAATGATTATGTCCTGCGTAGGTTCCCTACTCGGCTGGCAGTTCACCATCGCACAGGTATTCAAATCCTCTGCGGACGAAGGTTTCTTCCCGAAAATCTTCTCTAAAGTGAGTAAAGCCAATGCGCCGATCAAAGGCATGTTGACCATCGTCATTATTCAGAGCGTCCTGTCTCTGATGACTATCAGCCCATCGCTGAATAAACAGTTCAATGTGCTGGTCAATCTGGCGGTCGTAACCAACATCATTCCATATATTTTGTCTATGGCTGCTTTGGTTATCATTCAAAAAGCCGCTAACGTACCGGCAGCTAAGGCTCGTCGAGCCAATATCATTGCCTTTATCGGTGCCATGTATAGCTTCTACGCCCTGTATAGCTCAGGTCAGGAAGCCATGATGTGGGGCGCGATTGTGACCTTCCTGGGCTGGACGCTCTACGGCCTGGTTTCACCTCGCTTTGCTCTGGCAGATAAAACCAAATAA